One Tenrec ecaudatus isolate mTenEca1 chromosome 12, mTenEca1.hap1, whole genome shotgun sequence DNA segment encodes these proteins:
- the KIF3B gene encoding kinesin-like protein KIF3B, with protein sequence MSKLKSSEAVRVVVRCRPMNGKEKAAAYDKVVDVDVKLGQVSVKNPRGVAHEMPKTFTFDAVYDWNAKQFELYDETFRPLVDSVLQGFNGTIFAYGQTGTGKTYTMEGVRGDPEKRGVIPNSFDHIFTHISRSQNQQYLVRASYLEIYQEEIRDLLSKDQTKRLELKERPDTGVYVKDLSSFVTKSVKEIEHVMNVGNQNRSVGATNMNEHSSRSHAIFVITIECSEVGLDGENHIRVGKLNLVDLAGSERQAKTGAHGERLKEATKINLSLSALGNVISALVDGKSTHIPYRDSKLTRLLQDSLGGNAKTVMVANVGPASYNVEETLTTLRYANRAKNIKNKPRVNEDPKDALLREFQEEIARLKAQLEKRSIGRKKRREKRREGGGSGGGGEEEEEEGEEGEEEGDDKDDYWREQQEKLEIEKRAIVEDHSLVAEEKMRLLKEKEKKMEDLRREKDAAEMLGAKIKAMESKLLVGGKNIVDHTNEQQKILEQKRQEIAEQKRREREIQQQMESRDEETLELKETYSSLQQEVDIKTKKLKKLFSKLQAVKAEIHDLQEEHIKERQELEQTQNELTRELKLKHLIIENFIPLEEKSKIMNRSFFDEEEDHWKLHPITRLENQQMMKRPASAVGYKRPLSQHARMSMMIRPEARYRAENIVLLELDMPSRTTRDYEGPAIAPKVQAALDAALQDEDEIQVDASSFESTANKKSKARPKSGRKSGSSSSSSGTPASQLYPQSRGLVPK encoded by the exons ATGTCAAAGTTAAAAAGCTCAGAGGCCGTCAGGGTGGTGGTACGCTGTCGGCCCATGAATGGCAAAGAGAAGGCTGCTGCCTACGACAAGGTGGTAGATGTGGATGTGAAGCTGGGACAGGTGTCTGTGAAGAACCCCAGAGGTGTGGCCCATGAAATGCCCAAGACCTTCACCTTTGATGCAGTCTATGACTGGAACGCCAAGCAGTTTGAACTCTACGATGAGACGTTCCGCCCCCTCGtggactctgtcctgcagggtttcaATGGGACCATCTTTGCCTACGGACAAACAGGGACGGGGAAAACCTACACGATGGAAGGAGTGCGTGGCGACCCTGAAAAAAGAGGGGTCATCCCTAACTCGTTTGACCACATCTTCACCCACATCTCTCGATCCCAGAACCAACAGTACCTGGTCAGGGCTTCGTATTTAGAGATCTACCAGGAGGAGATCCGAGACCTGCTCTCCAAGGATCAGACTAAGAGGCTTGAGCTCAAGGAGAGGCCTGACACAGGAGTGTACGTGAAAGACCTGTCCTCCTTTGTCACCAAGAGTGTGAAGGAGATCGAGCACGTGATGAACGTGGGGAACCAGAACCGTTCCGTCGGTGCCACCAACATGAACGAGCACAGTTCCCGCTCTCACGCCATTTTTGTTATCACCATCGAGTGCAGCGAGGTGGGCCTTGACGGTGAGAACCACATCCGGGTAGGGAAGCTGAACCTTGTGGATCTTGCTGGCAGTGAACGGCAAGCCAAGACCGGTGCTCACGGGGAACgactgaaggaagccaccaagatCAATCTCTCCCTTTCCGCCCTGGGGAATGTCATCTCGGCCCTGGTGGATGGCAAGAGCACGCACATTCCATACCGGgattccaagcttaccaggctgctCCAAGATTCCCTCGGCGGCAACGCTAAGACTGTGATGGTAGCCAACGTGGGACCTGCCTCTTACAATGTCGAAGAGACGCTGACCACTCTCCGATATGCCAACCGTGCCAAAAACATTAagaacaaacccagggtcaacgAGGACCCTAAGGATGCCCTTCTTCGAGAATTTCAGGAAGAGATTGCTCGGCTCAAGGCCCAGCTGGAAAAACGGTCTATTGGCAGAAAGAAGAGGCGGGAGAAGCGGAGGgaaggtggtggcagtggtgggggtggggaagaggaggaggaggagggcgaaGAGGGTGAGGAGGAAGGGGATGATAAGGATGATTATTGGCGGGAACAGCAAGAAAAACTGGAGATTGAGAAGCGGGCCATTGTAGAGGACCACAGCTTGGTTGcagaggagaagatgaggctgctgaaggagaaggagaagaagatggAGGATCTGCGGCGGGAAAAGGATGCTGCCGAGATGCTGGGTGCCAAAATCAAG GCCATGGAGAGTAAGCTACTTGTTGGCGGGAAAAATATAGTGGATCATACGAACGAACAGCAGAAAATCCTGGAGCAGAAACGGCAGGAAATTGCAGAGCAG AAACGTCGAGAAAGAGAGATCCAGCAACAGATGGAAAGTCGAGATGAGGAGACCTTGGAACTGAAGGAGACATACAGCTCATTGCAGCAAGAGGTGGACATCAAGACAAAAAAACTCAAAAAG CTCTTCTCCAAGCTTCAGGCCGTGAAGGCCGAGATCCATGACCTCCAAGAAGAACACATCAAGGAGCGCCAAGAGCTGGAGCAGACCCAGAATGAGCTCACCAGGGAGCTGAAACTCAA GCATCTTATTATAGAAAACTTCATCCCTCtggaagaaaaaagtaaaattatGAATAGATCCTTCTTTGATGAAGAAGAAGATCATTGGAAATTACATCCTATCACCAGGCTGGA GAACCAGCAGATGATGAAGCGGCCAGCCTCCGCCGTGGGCTACAAGAGGCCATTGAGCCAGCATGCCCGAATGTCCATGATGATTCGCCCCGAGGCCCGGTACCGG GCAGAGAACATCGTACTGCTAGAGCTGGACATGCCCAGCCGGACCACCAGGGATTACGAGGGCCCTGCCATTGCCCCCAAAGTCCAGGCCGCATTGGATGCGGCACTGCAGGATGAAGATGAGATTCAGGTGGATGCCTCCTCCTTTGAAAGCACTGCAAATAAGAAATCCAAGGCCAG GCCCAAAAGTGGAAGGAAGTCAGGCTCTTCCTCGTCTTCCTCAGGAACACCTGCATCTCAACTTTATCCTCAGTCCCGGGGGCTGGTTCCGAAGTAA